The stretch of DNA GCGCCCGGAGACCGGGTTTACACTTCCGGAACGCTCACGGGCGCCTACGCGGAGTACGCCCTGTGCGAAGCGTCGCGGGTCCACCCGCTGCCTTCCGAGGCGTCCTTCGCCCAGGGGGCCGCGCTCGGCGTCCCTTACGGCACCGCGTGGCGGGCGCTCTTCCAGCGGGCGCGCGCCGTCCCCGGGGAGTCGGTCCTGGTCCACGGCGCCAGCGGGGGCGTCGGAATCGCGGCGGTGCAGATCGCCCGGGCGGCGGGGCTGCGCGTCGCGGGGACGGCGGGAACGGCGGAGGGAAGCGCTTTAGCGGCGCGGGAGGGCGCGCACCACGTCCTCGACCACAGGGACCCCCATCATTTCGAGCGGGCGATGTGGTTTACCGGCGGCCGCGGCTTCGACGTCATCCTCGAGATGCTGTCCAACGTGAACCTGGGCAAGGACCTCAAGATTCTGGCGATGGGAGGCCGGGTGGTCGCGATCGGCAGCCGGGGGCCGGCGGAGATCGATCCGCGCGACGTCATGTCCCGCGACGCCTCCATCTTGGGAATGCTCCTGTTCAACATTTCGGAAGAGGACCGGGCGTCCGTCCACGCGGGCATAAGGGCGGGGCTGGAGAACCGTTCCCTGCGCCCCGTCGTCTCCCGGGAGCTGCCGCTGGCCTCCGCGCCGGAGAGCC from Thermodesulfobacteriota bacterium encodes:
- a CDS encoding NADPH:quinone reductase, yielding MKAIVVREFGPPEAMRLEELPLPVPGPGQLLVRVRAAGVNPVETYIRSGAYARRPSLPYTPGHDAAGTVETVGGDASGFAPGDRVYTSGTLTGAYAEYALCEASRVHPLPSEASFAQGAALGVPYGTAWRALFQRARAVPGESVLVHGASGGVGIAAVQIARAAGLRVAGTAGTAEGSALAAREGAHHVLDHRDPHHFERAMWFTGGRGFDVILEMLSNVNLGKDLKILAMGGRVVAIGSRGPAEIDPRDVMSRDASILGMLLFNISEEDRASVHAGIRAGLENRSLRPVVSRELPLASAPESHVAVMSPGALGKIVLVP